The proteins below are encoded in one region of Lactuca sativa cultivar Salinas chromosome 3, Lsat_Salinas_v11, whole genome shotgun sequence:
- the LOC111884610 gene encoding G-type lectin S-receptor-like serine/threonine-protein kinase At2g19130, producing MSFTQTQSFVRFLVLLCFSLTITISSGATTISVNQPLSGDYTIISEGEQFELGFFKPGNSANYYIGIWYKKIKSNPPTIVWVANRETPISDRFRSELKIIDGNLVLLNESKSHIWSTNVTTSSTTSKSATAVILDDGNLVLRDSGSNSVEPAVWQSFDHPTHTWLPGAKFGYDNRTKKNQVLTSWRSKDDPGVGLFSFELQPSSNEYVIKWNGSHQYWTSGAWNGKTFDLIPEMRLNYIYNFSYHMNENESYFTYSVYNPSIISRNIMDVSGQLQQLTWLEATNEWNLFWSQPRKQCEVYALCGSFGICRQSGLPFCNCLTGFNPRSESEWNQSGFSSGCVRKTDSQCWRNTEKQDFLKIRVKNLPPNNSVAVGSAGECRTTCMNDYSCNAYSFVGTQCLVWDGDLLNLSEDDGSGNTIYIKVASKDLPHPKKSNLITAGVIAGLVGGAVLVLGLILVLFYVKKRVSVGKTEMVGSLVAFAYKDIKTATKNFSDKLGGGGFGSVFKGVLHDSSVVAVKKLESISQGEKQFRSEVSTMGIIQHVHLVRLRGFCAEGNNKLLVYDYMEKGSLDTYLFCGKQVLNWETRYQIALGIARGLVYLHDKCRDCIIHCDIKPDNILLDANFQPKIADFGLAKLVGRDFSRVLTTTRGSMGYLAPEWISGVAVTAKADVYSYGMMLFELVHGKRNVMHCEDSSSTFYPGLVSNILMKGGDILSLLDSRLNREACVEQVTKIFKVACWCIQDEEERRPTMSLVERILEGVSDVNMPPIPQIVNLFVENTGEVVFFTDSPSNECSLAQSNSWGDDPQLKSSSS from the coding sequence ATGAGCTTCACACAAACTCAGAGTTTCGTAAGGTTTCTGGTGCTCCTGTGTTTCTCTTTGACCATAACAATCTCATCTGGAGCCACCACCATTTCTGTGAACCAGCCTCTGTCTGGAGACTACACAATAATATCTGAAGGTGAACAATTTGAGCTGGGTTTCTTCAAACCAGGTAACTCTGCCAACTATTACATAGGCATTTGGTATAAGAAGATCAAGTCCAATCCTCCCACCATAGTTTGGGTGGCAAACAGAGAAACACCTATCTCTGATAGATTCCGTTCAGAACTAAAAATCATTGATGGTAATTTGGTGCTCTTGAATGAGTCCAAGTCCCACATTTGGTCCACAAATGTCACCACCAGTAGTACCACTTCGAAGTCTGCAACAGCTGTTATTCTTGATGATGGTAACTTAGTTTTGAGAGACTCCGGTTCAAATTCAGTTGAACCTGCAGTTTGGCAAAGTTTTGACCATCCAACTCATACATGGTTGCCTGGTGCTAAATTTGGTTACGATAATAGAACAAAAAAGAACCAGGTTCTTACATCCTGGAGAAGCAAAGACGATCCTGGTGTAGGACTCTTCTCTTTTGAGCTTCAGCCGTCTAGTAATGAGTATGTAATCAAGTGGAATGGCTCCCACCAATATTGGACAAGTGGTGCTTGGAATGGGAAAACATTTGACTTAATACCTGAAATGAGGTTGAATTATATTTACAATTTCAGCTACCATATGAATGAGAATGAGAGTTACTTCACTTATTCTGTGTATAATCCTTCCATTATATCTAGAAATATAATGGATGTTTCTGGTCAACTTCAGCAACTAACATGGTTGGAAGCTACCAACGAGTGGAATTTATTTTGGTCTCAACCTAGAAAGCAGTGTGAGGTCTATGCATTATGTGGATCTTTTGGGATTTGCAGGCAGTCTGGATTACCTTTTTGTAATTGCTTGACTGGATTCAATCCTAGATCAGAGAGTGAGTGGAATCAGAGTGGTTTCTCCAGTGGGTGTGTGAGAAAAACCGATTCCCAGTGTTGGAGAAACACGGAAAAGCAAGATTTTCTCAAGATTAGGGTCAAGAATCTGCCTCCAAATAACTCTGTAGCAGTTGGGAGTGCTGGAGAATGTCGTACCACCTGTATGAATGATTACTCGTGTAATGCTTACTCTTTTGTGGGTACTCAATGTTTGGTTTGGGATGGAGATCTCTTGAACCTCTCAGAAGACGATGGTAGTGGGAATACAATCTACATTAAAGTTGCTTCGAAGGATCTTCCCCATCCTAAAAAGAGTAATCTGATCACCGCCGGTGTTATTGCTGGGTTGGTGGGAGGTGCGGTTCTTGTCTTGGGTCTAATTTTGGTTTTATTCTATGTAAAAAAGAGGGTATCGGTGGGAAAGACGGAAATGGTAGGATCGCTGGTGGCGTTCGCCTACAAAGATATAAAAACAGCCACCAAAAATTTCTCGGACAAATTAGGAGGAGGTGGTTTTGGCTCCGTTTTTAAGGGGGTACTTCATGATTCATCCGTTGTGGCAGTGAAAAAGCTTGAAAGCATTAGCCAAGGAGAGAAGCAATTCAGGAGCGAAGTTAGCACAATGGGTATAATCCAACATGTTCATCTTGTACGTCTTCGTGGGTTTTGTGCAGAAGGTAACAACAAGTTATTGGTGTATGATTACATGGAAAAAGGTTCTCTAGATACCTATCTTTTCTGTGGAAAACAAGTTCTAAACTGGGAAACCAGGTATCAGATTGCACTTGGAATTGCAAGAGGCTTGGTTTATCTTCATGACAAGTGCAGAGACTGCATCATTCACTGTGACATAAAGCCAGATAACATTCTTTTAGATGCTAATTTCCAACCAAAAATTGCTGATTTTGGGCTGGCAAAGCTTGTTGGTAGGGACTTTAGTAGGGTGTTAACAACTACAAGGGGGTCAATGGGGTATCTAGCGCCAGAATGGATATCAGGGGTTGCTGTCACAGCTAAAGCAGATGTTTATAGCTATGGAATGATGCTTTTTGAATTAGTCCATGGAAAGCGAAATGTCATGCATTGTGAAGATTCAAGCAGTACATTCTACCCAGGTTTGGTTTCAAATATTCTTATGAAGGGAGGTGATATCCTTAGCCTGCTAGACAGTAGGTTGAACAGGGAAGCTTGTGTTGAACAAGTCACAAAAATTTTCAAAGTTGCATGTTGGTGTATCCAAGATGAGGAAGAAAGAAGGCCCACCATGAGTCTGGTGGAACGTATTCTTGAAGGGGTCTCAGATGTGAACATGCCTCCAATCCcccaaattgtgaatttatttgtAGAGAACACGGGGGAGGTTGTTTTCTTCACTGATTCACCCTCAAACGAGTGTTCACTAGCACAGAGCAATTCTTGGGGTGATGACCCCCAATTGAAGAGCTCATCATCTTAA